The sequence below is a genomic window from Campylobacter ornithocola.
AATTTCTTTATTTGGAGAAGCAAAATACTGGAATAACTCTTTATTAAATAGCTTTAAAGATTTCGCACAAAGCACTAAATATATGCCAACTCAACTCTCAGAAAATGCCATCAATGCTTTAAAACTAAAATTAAGCTACAAAGGAGAATCTAAAGAGGTTTTTTTAGTAGAATACAACTCGCCTATCCGCATTGATGTAGCAGGTCAACCTTTCTTTTTAAGATGGGGTCCTAAAGGAATAGAAATGCCATTTGAAATGTACCTAAAAGACTTTGAACTAGAACGATATCCCGGCTCAATGTCACCTATGTCTTATGCAAGTTATGTAGAAATTGATAATGCTGATCAAAAATTTGAATATAAAATTTTTATGAATAATGTTTTAGATTATCAAGGCTATAGATTTTATCAAAGCTCTTACGATCAAGATGAATTAGGCACGATACTTTCAGTCAATAAAGATCCAGGCAAAATTCCAACCTACATAGGATATTTTTTACTTACACTAGGAATGTTTTTGAATATTTTAAATCCTCATTCAAGATTTAGAACTTTAGCTAAGCTAATTAATCAAGACACTCTTAAAAAAACAAGCGCTATTTTAACCTTTGTGCTGATATTTTTCATGGCTCAAAATAGCTACGCAAATGAACCTATCAAAGTCAATGAAACTCATGCTAAAGAACTTTCTTCTTTGGTTGTACAAAAACCTGATGGTAGAATGGTTCCTTTTAACACTTTAGCCATAGAAGTTTTGGAAAAAATATACAAAAGTACAACCTTTCAAGGCCAAAGTGCCGAAGCAACAATTATATCAATGATTTTTGATGGAAGTGCTTGGTATGATAAAGATATTATTTTTATGCCAAAAAGTCGCTTGATTAATGAAGAAATTTCTAAAATTTTAGGTATTGAACCTAAAGCTTATGCTAGCTTTAAAGACTTCTTTACTACAGATACTTATAAATTACAAAAATATGTAGAAAACGCTAATAGAAAAAATCCAAACCGTAGAAGTGTTTTTGATAAAGAAATCATCAAACTTGATGAAAGAGTAAATATCGTAAATTTAATTTTTTCAGGTGATATTTTTAGATTTATTCCTTTACAAAATAGCACTAATAATCAATGGATTGCACCACGCGAAGCTTATATAGGTTTAAAAGATGAAGAAGGTAAAGAAGTTAGAGGTATTTTAGAAAACTACTTCAATGCAGTTGCCAATTCCATTGCTCATAATAATTGGGACGAAGCAACTAAAAGTTTAAGTACCATTAAAAATTATCAAGAAAAATATGGTTATGAAATAATGCCAAACTCCAAAAAGATTAATACTGAAATATTTTTTAACAAAAGTCAAATTTTTGTAAATCTTGCACCACTTTACCTATGTGCTGGATTTTTACTTTTAATTATAGTTTTTGTAAAAATGTTAATGCCAAAAATTCGTATTGATTTTATCTTTAAATGTGTCTATGTGTTTAATATTGTGGCATTTTTCACTCATACACTAGGTCTGGCTTTGCGTTGGTATATAGCGGGTCGCGCACCATGGAGTAATGCTTACGAGAGTATGGTCTATATAGCTTGGGCTTTATCGCTATCTGGAATCTTCTTTTCTCGAAAAAGTCCTATTGCTCTTTCTTTAACTTCAATTTTAGCAGGAGTTACTTTAGGTGTAGCTCATCTTAGTCAGATGGATCCACAAATTACTAATTTAGTTCCTGTATTACAATCTTATTGGCTAACTATACATGTTTCGGTAATTACTGCTAGCTATGGATTTTTGGGCTTATGTACATTATTAGGGATATTTGTTTTAATTTTGTTATGTATGCTAAAAATTAATGGCAAACACAATGAGAACATTTTAAGAAATATCACAGAAGCCACAAGAATTAATGAAATGGCTATGATTTTAGGACTTTGCTTATTAACTGTTGGAAATTTTTTAGGTGCTATATGGGCAAATGAAAGCTGGGGTAGATATTGGAGTTGGGATTCTAAAGAAACTTGGGCTTTAATTAGTATATTAGTTTATGCAGCTATTTTACACATTAGAATGGTTCCAAAATGGGCGAATCAATATACTTTTGCAGTGTGTTCTATGTTTGCTTATTGGGTAATTATTATGACTTATTTTGGAGTAAACTACTTTTTAACCGGTATGCATTCTTACGCAGCAGGTGATTCGGTAAAAATTCCTGACTATGTATATTGGGGCTTTTTATTTATGGTCGCATTGAGTTTAGTAAGTTATTTCAAAAAACCTTATGCGAAAAAACTATAAGAAAGTAACAAATGAATAATTCTCTTTTTATATTTTTAATTGCTGCCTTAGTTGTAATTATCATACTTGGTATTCTTTTGGTTTTATTTTTTACACATAAAGAAAAAAATCCAAAAAATATTAATGCCAGTAAAATAAATGCGAATATTAGTAATATAGAAGATTTTATATCCAAAGCTAATACCGCAAAGAATTCACAAGAAATTCAAACTTTAATTTTGCAATTTCTAAACTCACAAAAATTTGGTTCAAATCCAAAAGATAGTGCCACTAAAAGAAAACTTGATTTTATTAGTGCTGTCTCAGCTAATGCTAATGCTACTCCTAAAAATATTTCTTTTTTAAATAATGAATTAAAAAAAAGATATAAAGCTTTAAAAAAAGAAATAGATGCTTATGAGCAAATTGGTTTAGCTAAAAGAAAAATGAGACAATCTTAAGGGTTTTGAATGAAAAATATTAGAAATTTCTCTATCATAGCTCATATTGATCATGGAAAAAGCACACTAGCTGATAGAATTATTAGTGAATGTGGAGCTATTAGCGATAGACAAATGAGTGCCCAAGTAATGGATACTATGGACATAGAAAAAGAACGCGGTATAACCATAAAAGCACAATCTGTACGTTTAAACTATAGTTTCAACAATGAAGAATATATATTAAATTTAATAGATACTCCAGGTCATGTTGATTTCTCCTATGAAGTAAGTCGCTCGTTAGCAAGTTGCGAAGGAGCTTTGCTTGTCGTTGATGCTTCTCAAGGAGTAGAAGCACAAACCATAGCTAATGTTTATATAGCCTTAGAAAATGATCTTGAAATCATACCAGTGATTAATAAAATTGATCTTCCTTCAGCTGATATAGAAAAAGTTAAACATGAAATAGAACATATTATAGGTATTGATTGTTCTAATGCAATTTGTGTTAGTGCAAAAACTGGTGTAGGTATAAAAGAACTTATAGAGACTATCATCACAAAAATTCCCGCACCAAAAACTGATGATGAAGCACCTACTAAAGCTTTAATTTATGATTCTTGGTTTGATAATTATCTTGGAGCTTTAGCCTTAGTTAGAATTTATGAGGGAAATATCACCAAAAATGATGAAGTTTTGGTTATGAGTACAGATAAAAAACACTTAGTGCAAGATCTTTTTTATCCTCATCCATTAAGTCCTATAAAAACTAAAAAATTAGAATCAGGTGAAGTAGGTGTTATCGTGCTTGGACTTAAAAATGTTGCCGATGTTCAAGTGGGCGATACCATAACATTAACAAAAAATAAAGCAAAAGAAGCTATCGGTGGTTTTGAAAAAGCCAAAGCTTTTGTTTTCGCAGGATTATATCCTATAGAAACAGATAAATTTGAAGACTTAAGAGATGCTTTAGATAAGCTAAAACTTAACGATAGTTCTATTACTTATGAGCCTGAGACATCATTAGCCTTAGGGTTTGGTTTTAGGGTTGGTTTTTTAGGTCTTTTACATATGGAAGTTATCAAAGAAAGGCTTGAACGTGAGTTTAATCTTGATTTAATAGCTACTGCACCAACTGTTACTTATGAAATTTATCAAACTGATGGAGAGATTTTAAAAATTCAAAATCCAAGCGAACTACCTCCGGTAAATAAAATTGATCACATAAAAGAGCCTTATGTAAAAGCTACCATCATAACTCCAAGCGAATATTTAGGAAATTTAATCACTCTTTTAAATCGTAAACGCGGTATGCAAGTTAAGATGGATTATATCACACCTGAACGTGTTTTGCTTGAGTATGATATACCTTTAAACGAAATCGTTATGGACTTTTATGATAAACTTAAATCACTCACCAAAGGCTATGCTAGCTTTGATTATGAACCTATTGAATTTAGAGTGGGTGATCTTGTAAAACTTGATATTAAAGTAGCCGGTGAAAATGTAGATGCACTAAGCATTATTGTGCCAAATGAAAAAGCACTAAGCAAAGGTAGAGAACTTGTAAAAGCAATGAAAGAAATCGTTCCAAGACAACTTTTTGAAGTTGCTATCCAAGCAAGTATAGGCAATAAAATTATTGCAAGAGAAAATGTAAAATCTATGGGTAAAAATGTAACTGCAAAATGCTATGGCGGGGATATCACTAGAAAAAGAAAGCTTCTTGAAAAACAAAAAGAAGGTAAAAAAAGAATGAAAGCCATTGGCAAAGTACATTTGCCT
It includes:
- the ccsB gene encoding c-type cytochrome biogenesis protein CcsB, whose translation is MKKQLLVFGDIKISIFLFLVFALFCALATFIESAYNTPTAWAMIYGTSWFGFIQFILGINLLIALFKYKMFNKKKIPLLIFHISFLFILLGSAMTRYMGFEGNLHIRENEKNNIIETSKSYIYIATLKNDKVYSASKSEYISTLPFVNNFSFDLILPDEKAQIAYENLILDAKEIYIDDNNSAPLLSLMLTQNNESKELLFQAGDAENINGVNIAFLNDSVPSPYIKIDKDLKLSADFDLKYMSMSDGKENILKANQKAQAKDLRLYSFNDINLVVKFASLHGKKTLKGINQAQDENFFTWFKNSWMELGRNVLISLFGEAKYWNNSLLNSFKDFAQSTKYMPTQLSENAINALKLKLSYKGESKEVFLVEYNSPIRIDVAGQPFFLRWGPKGIEMPFEMYLKDFELERYPGSMSPMSYASYVEIDNADQKFEYKIFMNNVLDYQGYRFYQSSYDQDELGTILSVNKDPGKIPTYIGYFLLTLGMFLNILNPHSRFRTLAKLINQDTLKKTSAILTFVLIFFMAQNSYANEPIKVNETHAKELSSLVVQKPDGRMVPFNTLAIEVLEKIYKSTTFQGQSAEATIISMIFDGSAWYDKDIIFMPKSRLINEEISKILGIEPKAYASFKDFFTTDTYKLQKYVENANRKNPNRRSVFDKEIIKLDERVNIVNLIFSGDIFRFIPLQNSTNNQWIAPREAYIGLKDEEGKEVRGILENYFNAVANSIAHNNWDEATKSLSTIKNYQEKYGYEIMPNSKKINTEIFFNKSQIFVNLAPLYLCAGFLLLIIVFVKMLMPKIRIDFIFKCVYVFNIVAFFTHTLGLALRWYIAGRAPWSNAYESMVYIAWALSLSGIFFSRKSPIALSLTSILAGVTLGVAHLSQMDPQITNLVPVLQSYWLTIHVSVITASYGFLGLCTLLGIFVLILLCMLKINGKHNENILRNITEATRINEMAMILGLCLLTVGNFLGAIWANESWGRYWSWDSKETWALISILVYAAILHIRMVPKWANQYTFAVCSMFAYWVIIMTYFGVNYFLTGMHSYAAGDSVKIPDYVYWGFLFMVALSLVSYFKKPYAKKL
- the lepA gene encoding translation elongation factor 4, encoding MKNIRNFSIIAHIDHGKSTLADRIISECGAISDRQMSAQVMDTMDIEKERGITIKAQSVRLNYSFNNEEYILNLIDTPGHVDFSYEVSRSLASCEGALLVVDASQGVEAQTIANVYIALENDLEIIPVINKIDLPSADIEKVKHEIEHIIGIDCSNAICVSAKTGVGIKELIETIITKIPAPKTDDEAPTKALIYDSWFDNYLGALALVRIYEGNITKNDEVLVMSTDKKHLVQDLFYPHPLSPIKTKKLESGEVGVIVLGLKNVADVQVGDTITLTKNKAKEAIGGFEKAKAFVFAGLYPIETDKFEDLRDALDKLKLNDSSITYEPETSLALGFGFRVGFLGLLHMEVIKERLEREFNLDLIATAPTVTYEIYQTDGEILKIQNPSELPPVNKIDHIKEPYVKATIITPSEYLGNLITLLNRKRGMQVKMDYITPERVLLEYDIPLNEIVMDFYDKLKSLTKGYASFDYEPIEFRVGDLVKLDIKVAGENVDALSIIVPNEKALSKGRELVKAMKEIVPRQLFEVAIQASIGNKIIARENVKSMGKNVTAKCYGGDITRKRKLLEKQKEGKKRMKAIGKVHLPQEAFLSVLKID